In the Candidatus Methylomirabilota bacterium genome, one interval contains:
- the ccmA gene encoding heme ABC exporter ATP-binding protein CcmA: protein MTATGPGAGRGRTAPHPAFGLMIEAEHLRKTYGRTAVLDDVSLELGAGEGLTLLGPNGTGKTTLLRIVATLLRPTSGSLRVAGADALKEPEAVRGAIDMVGHGSWVYEDLSALENLRFWAVMGGHDAGHARLRAALEEVELDASADQRVRTLSAGMKRRLALARVLLGRARLLLLDEPFTGLDRAGRKWLGEFLLSFKARGGTLVVATHSFDAGVGVADRVAILAGGRIVLDRPAAALGLEDLRRLYDELAMGPGTTS, encoded by the coding sequence TTGACCGCGACGGGACCGGGCGCGGGGCGCGGACGGACGGCGCCTCACCCCGCCTTCGGCCTCATGATCGAGGCCGAGCACCTCCGCAAGACCTATGGCCGGACCGCCGTCCTCGACGACGTCTCGCTCGAGCTCGGCGCGGGCGAGGGCTTGACCCTTCTGGGGCCGAACGGCACGGGAAAAACTACGCTTCTCCGAATAGTCGCCACGCTTCTGCGGCCCACCTCGGGCTCGCTGCGCGTCGCCGGGGCTGACGCCCTGAAGGAGCCCGAAGCGGTCAGGGGCGCCATCGACATGGTCGGGCATGGCAGCTGGGTGTACGAGGACCTGAGCGCGCTCGAGAACCTGCGCTTCTGGGCGGTCATGGGCGGCCACGACGCGGGACACGCGCGGCTCCGCGCGGCGCTCGAGGAGGTCGAGCTCGATGCGTCGGCCGATCAGCGGGTGCGCACCTTGTCGGCGGGCATGAAGCGGCGCCTGGCGCTCGCGCGCGTGCTGCTGGGCCGGGCGCGCCTCCTCCTGCTTGACGAGCCCTTCACCGGCCTCGATCGCGCCGGCAGGAAGTGGCTGGGCGAATTCCTCCTGTCCTTCAAGGCGCGCGGCGGGACGCTCGTCGTCGCGACGCACAGCTTCGACGCGGGCGTGGGAGTGGCCGACCGTGTCGCGATTCTGGCCGGCGGCAGGATCGTTCTCGACCGCCCGGCGGCCGCGCTCGGCCTCGAAGACCTCCGCCGCCTCTACGACGAGCTGGCCATGGGCCCGGGGACGACGTCGTGA
- a CDS encoding DUF177 domain-containing protein, translated as MVIRVSEIPKEGLKFEGPEAFPEPFQDRAWRLEDAQLAVDKDGDVVFVHGLVRSRVPQVCSRCLEPYEATVEANVDTRLVPSPAMRGEERELGRDDLETDVYAHNQIDLNALLETETTLGLSMKPLCREGCGGLCPTCGANRNAVPCACPPAADPRWSPLKGLADRLSK; from the coding sequence ATGGTCATCAGGGTCTCCGAGATTCCCAAGGAGGGGCTCAAGTTCGAAGGTCCCGAGGCCTTTCCTGAGCCTTTCCAGGACCGCGCCTGGCGCCTCGAGGACGCCCAGCTCGCCGTGGACAAGGACGGCGACGTCGTGTTCGTCCACGGGCTGGTCCGGTCGCGCGTGCCCCAGGTCTGCTCGCGCTGCCTCGAGCCGTACGAGGCGACGGTGGAGGCGAACGTGGACACGCGCCTCGTGCCCAGCCCTGCGATGCGGGGTGAGGAGCGCGAGCTGGGCAGGGACGACCTCGAGACCGACGTCTACGCGCACAACCAGATCGATCTCAACGCCCTGCTCGAGACCGAGACCACGCTGGGGCTGTCGATGAAGCCGCTCTGCCGCGAGGGCTGCGGCGGTCTCTGCCCGACGTGTGGCGCGAACCGGAACGCGGTCCCGTGCGCCTGCCCGCCCGCCGCCGACCCGCGGTGGTCGCCGCTCAAGGGCCTGGCCGACCGGTTGTCCAAATAA
- the fabG gene encoding 3-oxoacyl-[acyl-carrier-protein] reductase — MTDGKPLAGRAAVVTGGTRGIGLAIARALAEDGASVVVSGRDAARLESAVKELETLGASTLGVAADQSKREDCDRLVDAAKERFGRIDVLVNNAGITRDQLLVRMKDPDWDQVLDTNLRGVFLMTRAVAKSMMRQKSGRIINIASTAGAMGNPGQVNYSAAKAGVIGLTKAVARELAHWNILVNAVAPGLIETDMAAAIPTEAREALLQQVPLKRVGAAWEVAEVVRFLAGDGAAYVTGQTIHVNGGLYM; from the coding sequence GTGACGGACGGCAAGCCGCTGGCCGGCCGCGCCGCGGTCGTCACGGGCGGCACGCGCGGGATAGGGCTGGCCATCGCCCGCGCGCTGGCGGAGGACGGCGCCTCCGTGGTAGTCTCTGGCCGCGACGCGGCCCGGCTCGAGTCTGCGGTCAAGGAGCTCGAGACGTTGGGCGCGTCGACGCTGGGAGTCGCGGCCGACCAGTCGAAGCGCGAAGACTGCGACCGGCTGGTGGATGCGGCGAAGGAGCGCTTCGGGCGCATCGACGTGCTGGTCAACAACGCGGGCATCACGCGAGACCAGCTACTGGTGCGGATGAAGGACCCCGACTGGGACCAGGTCCTGGACACGAACCTCCGGGGCGTGTTCCTGATGACCCGGGCCGTGGCCAAGTCTATGATGCGGCAGAAGAGCGGGCGCATCATTAATATCGCGTCCACGGCAGGGGCCATGGGCAATCCCGGCCAGGTCAACTACTCGGCGGCCAAGGCGGGTGTCATCGGCCTCACGAAGGCGGTCGCGCGGGAGCTGGCGCACTGGAACATCCTGGTCAATGCGGTGGCGCCGGGCCTGATCGAGACGGACATGGCCGCCGCGATCCCGACGGAGGCGCGGGAGGCCCTGCTCCAGCAGGTGCCGCTCAAGCGGGTCGGCGCGGCGTGGGAGGTGGCGGAGGTGGTACGATTCCTGGCCGGCGACGGCGCCGCCTACGTCACGGGGCAGACCATTCACGTGAACGGCGGTCTGTACATGTAG
- the plsX gene encoding phosphate acyltransferase PlsX: MKIAVDAMGGDFGPAVVVEGAVTAAREFGLASVLVGDRAAVEREIVRLKAQDLPITVRHATQVVGMAEPPSHALRRKRDSSLRVAAELCKEGECQALVSAGNTGAAMAIGMHVLGVLPGVDRPAIAAALPSLSGYTILIDAGANVDPKPRHLFQFAVMGHVYSRDIVGKDNPRVGLLSVGVEEGKGSELTKEAFEELRHSSINFIGNIEGRDIYNGRCDVVVTDGFTGNVCLKVSESLAEMLTEMIRQEVGRDILSLAGAVLSKRAFARMKRRVDYTEMGGAPLLGINGASIICHGASPVKAIKNAVRVAAEWVTNDVNEHIKTALEAETELAEGREGGRE; encoded by the coding sequence ATGAAGATCGCGGTGGATGCCATGGGCGGGGACTTCGGTCCCGCCGTCGTCGTCGAGGGCGCCGTGACGGCGGCCCGGGAGTTCGGGCTCGCCTCGGTGCTGGTCGGCGACAGGGCCGCCGTCGAGCGTGAGATCGTCCGCCTCAAGGCGCAGGACCTGCCGATCACCGTGCGCCACGCCACACAGGTCGTGGGCATGGCCGAGCCGCCGTCGCACGCGCTCCGGCGCAAGCGTGATTCCTCCCTTCGCGTGGCGGCCGAGCTCTGCAAGGAGGGCGAGTGCCAGGCCCTCGTCTCGGCGGGCAACACCGGCGCCGCCATGGCCATCGGCATGCACGTGCTGGGTGTCCTGCCGGGCGTGGACCGGCCCGCCATCGCCGCCGCGCTGCCGAGCCTCTCCGGCTACACCATCCTGATCGACGCCGGCGCCAACGTGGACCCCAAGCCGCGGCACCTCTTCCAGTTCGCCGTCATGGGCCACGTCTACTCGCGCGACATCGTCGGCAAGGACAACCCGCGCGTCGGCCTGCTCTCGGTCGGCGTGGAGGAGGGGAAGGGGAGCGAGCTGACGAAGGAGGCCTTCGAGGAGCTCCGCCACTCGTCGATCAACTTCATCGGCAACATCGAGGGGCGCGATATCTACAACGGCCGCTGCGACGTGGTGGTGACGGACGGGTTCACGGGCAACGTCTGCCTCAAGGTCTCGGAGAGCCTGGCCGAGATGCTGACGGAAATGATCCGCCAGGAGGTCGGGCGCGACATCCTTTCGCTGGCGGGGGCGGTGCTCTCGAAGCGCGCCTTCGCACGGATGAAGCGGCGCGTGGATTACACCGAGATGGGCGGCGCGCCGCTCCTCGGCATCAACGGAGCCTCCATCATCTGCCACGGCGCTTCGCCGGTGAAGGCCATCAAGAACGCGGTCCGCGTGGCGGCCGAATGGGTCACGAACGACGTCAACGAGCACATCAAGACCGCCCTCGAAGCCGAGACCGAGCTGGCCGAGGGGCGCGAGGGAGGCCGCGAATGA
- the rpmF gene encoding 50S ribosomal protein L32, translated as MPLPKRRHSKTRGRKRRTHYKMSAPTRSVCPQCREVKLPHQICAKCGFYKGREILSVEGE; from the coding sequence ATGCCGTTGCCAAAGCGACGCCACTCGAAAACGCGCGGGCGCAAGCGCCGGACGCACTACAAGATGTCCGCGCCCACGCGCTCGGTCTGCCCGCAGTGCAGGGAAGTCAAGCTGCCGCACCAGATCTGCGCCAAATGCGGCTTCTACAAGGGGCGGGAAATCCTCTCGGTCGAGGGCGAGTAG
- the ccsA gene encoding cytochrome c biogenesis protein CcsA — translation MAARALGWLAVLALVAGLGAAFGYAPREAVQGNVQRIMYLHVPAVLTAYLAFALVFVGSVGYLLTRRAGWDRLALAAAEPGVLFTGITIASGSIWGKPTWGTWWTWDARLTSTAVLFLVYVGYLLLRGMVDEPDRRARAAAVVGILGAANMPIVHFSVKWWRALHQPSTILGPEPSPIAAPIAATLLVNWIAFTLLFAYLLAERLEIARLEDPDAG, via the coding sequence ATGGCCGCCCGCGCGCTCGGATGGCTCGCGGTGCTGGCCCTCGTCGCCGGTCTCGGCGCGGCCTTCGGCTACGCTCCACGCGAGGCCGTGCAGGGCAATGTCCAGCGCATCATGTACCTGCACGTCCCGGCCGTGCTGACCGCCTACCTCGCCTTCGCGCTCGTCTTCGTGGGCAGCGTGGGCTATCTCCTCACCCGCCGCGCGGGCTGGGACAGGCTGGCGCTGGCGGCGGCCGAGCCCGGCGTGCTCTTCACCGGCATCACCATCGCCTCGGGCTCCATCTGGGGCAAGCCGACCTGGGGCACGTGGTGGACCTGGGACGCGCGTCTCACCTCGACGGCCGTGCTCTTCCTGGTGTACGTCGGCTACCTTCTGCTCCGCGGCATGGTGGACGAGCCCGACCGCCGGGCGCGCGCCGCCGCCGTCGTGGGCATACTGGGCGCCGCGAACATGCCGATCGTCCACTTCTCGGTCAAGTGGTGGCGCGCGCTCCACCAGCCCTCCACCATCCTCGGCCCCGAGCCCTCGCCGATCGCCGCGCCCATCGCGGCGACGCTCCTCGTCAACTGGATCGCCTTCACGCTGCTCTTCGCCTATCTCCTGGCCGAGCGGCTGGAGATCGCGAGGCTCGAGGACCCGGATGCCGGATAA
- a CDS encoding beta-ketoacyl-ACP synthase III, which translates to MTRARIIGIGAYAPKRILTNAELGRMVETSDEWIVQRTGIRERHVADESEATSDLALKAAQQALERAQVEPGEIDLIVVGTTTGDMAFPTTANIVQHQLGCKNAGSMDVYAACSGSIYSLSIGAQYVQTGKYRTVLCIGADCLSRITDYTDRGTCILLADAAGAVVLRASDGDAGILDTDLYSDGRYGDLLIQPAGGSRNPATHETVDKRMHYARMKGNEVFKVAVRMFGDCAAQILTRNGFTAADISLFVPHQANLRIIEAACKRLKLPMDKVIVNVDRYGNTGAASVYVALEEALALKRVNPGDLVLMAAFGGGFTWGAALLRW; encoded by the coding sequence ATGACCCGCGCCCGGATCATCGGCATCGGCGCGTATGCTCCGAAGCGTATCCTGACCAACGCGGAGCTCGGGCGGATGGTCGAGACCTCGGACGAGTGGATCGTCCAGCGCACCGGCATCCGCGAGCGGCACGTCGCCGACGAGAGCGAGGCGACCTCCGATCTGGCGCTCAAGGCGGCGCAGCAGGCCCTCGAGCGCGCCCAGGTCGAGCCCGGCGAGATCGATCTCATCGTCGTGGGCACGACCACGGGCGACATGGCCTTCCCGACCACGGCCAACATCGTCCAGCACCAGTTGGGCTGCAAGAACGCGGGCTCCATGGATGTCTACGCTGCCTGCTCCGGCTCCATCTACAGCCTCTCGATCGGCGCGCAGTACGTCCAGACGGGGAAGTACAGGACCGTGCTGTGCATTGGCGCGGACTGCCTGTCGCGCATCACGGACTACACCGACCGCGGCACGTGCATCCTCCTGGCCGACGCGGCGGGCGCGGTGGTGCTCCGCGCCTCAGACGGGGACGCGGGCATCCTCGACACGGACCTCTACTCGGACGGGCGATACGGCGACCTCCTGATCCAGCCGGCCGGCGGCTCGCGCAACCCGGCGACGCACGAGACCGTGGACAAGCGGATGCACTACGCGCGGATGAAGGGCAACGAGGTCTTCAAGGTCGCGGTGCGGATGTTCGGCGACTGCGCCGCGCAGATCCTCACCCGGAACGGATTCACCGCCGCCGACATCTCGCTCTTCGTCCCTCACCAGGCCAACCTGCGCATCATCGAGGCGGCCTGCAAGCGGCTCAAGCTGCCCATGGACAAGGTCATCGTCAACGTGGACCGCTATGGCAACACGGGCGCGGCCTCGGTGTACGTGGCGCTCGAGGAGGCCCTGGCGCTGAAGCGCGTCAACCCGGGTGATCTGGTGCTCATGGCGGCCTTCGGCGGCGGCTTCACCTGGGGCGCGGCGCTGCTGCGTTGGTAG
- the fabF gene encoding beta-ketoacyl-ACP synthase II, whose amino-acid sequence MDKRRVVITGVGAVTPVGNTADEFWAALLEGRSGIGPITRFDTTGYATRIAGEVKGFDPLKYIDKKDDRKFDLFLKYAVACAVMAVEDAGLKTDRVDATRFGVLVGSGIGGLETLLDNYETLRTKGPDRVSPFFIPMIIINMASGVISMRFGAKGPNSSVVTACATGNHAIGEAMRIIERGDADVMIAGGSEAIIIPLTIAGFCQMKAMSTRNDDPTRASRPFDAERDGFVCGEGGGLVVLESLEHARKRDARIYAEVVGYGMTGDAHHMTAPDPEGDGAARAMAAALRDASLEPSAVGYINAHGTSTPYNDKFETIAIKRVFGDHAKKLAVSSTKSMTGHLLGAAGGIEAIATAFALHHGVLPPTMNYEKPDPDCDLDYIPNQARKQDVEVALSNAFGFGGTNATLALRKYRP is encoded by the coding sequence ATGGACAAGCGCCGCGTGGTGATCACTGGGGTGGGAGCCGTCACGCCCGTGGGGAACACGGCGGACGAGTTCTGGGCCGCCCTCCTCGAGGGCCGCTCGGGGATCGGCCCCATCACCCGGTTCGACACGACGGGCTACGCCACGCGCATCGCCGGCGAGGTCAAGGGCTTCGACCCGCTGAAGTACATCGACAAGAAGGACGACCGCAAGTTCGACCTGTTCCTCAAGTACGCCGTCGCCTGCGCGGTGATGGCGGTGGAGGATGCGGGACTCAAGACGGACCGTGTGGACGCCACGCGGTTCGGGGTGCTGGTCGGCTCGGGTATCGGGGGCCTCGAGACCCTGCTCGACAACTACGAGACGCTGAGAACCAAGGGGCCCGACCGCGTCTCGCCCTTCTTCATCCCGATGATCATCATCAATATGGCCTCGGGCGTGATCTCCATGCGCTTCGGCGCCAAGGGGCCGAACTCGTCGGTGGTGACGGCCTGCGCCACGGGCAACCACGCAATCGGCGAGGCCATGAGGATCATCGAGCGCGGGGACGCCGACGTGATGATCGCCGGCGGCTCCGAGGCCATCATCATCCCGCTGACCATCGCGGGCTTCTGCCAGATGAAGGCCATGTCGACGCGGAACGACGACCCGACGAGGGCGTCCCGTCCGTTCGACGCCGAGCGCGACGGTTTCGTGTGCGGCGAGGGCGGGGGGCTGGTGGTGCTGGAGTCGCTGGAGCACGCCAGGAAGCGCGACGCTCGCATCTACGCCGAAGTCGTGGGCTACGGCATGACCGGTGACGCGCATCACATGACGGCGCCCGACCCCGAAGGCGACGGCGCCGCCCGGGCCATGGCTGCCGCGCTCCGCGACGCCTCGCTCGAGCCCTCGGCCGTCGGCTACATCAACGCCCACGGCACCTCCACGCCCTACAACGACAAGTTCGAGACCATCGCCATCAAGCGGGTGTTCGGCGACCATGCCAAGAAGCTCGCGGTGTCCTCCACGAAGTCCATGACCGGGCATCTCCTCGGCGCGGCCGGCGGCATCGAGGCCATCGCGACGGCCTTCGCGCTGCACCACGGGGTGCTGCCGCCGACGATGAACTACGAGAAGCCCGACCCCGACTGCGATCTCGACTACATCCCGAACCAGGCGCGAAAGCAGGATGTCGAAGTGGCGCTCAGCAACGCCTTCGGCTTCGGCGGCACGAACGCGACGCTGGCCCTCCGGAAGTACCGCCCCTAG
- the acpP gene encoding acyl carrier protein: MAKPVEERVKEIIVEQLGVEEDEVNPNAKFIEDLGADSLDTVELVMAFEEEFDLEIPDEDAEKITTVGDAISYIKENQ; the protein is encoded by the coding sequence ATGGCAAAGCCGGTTGAGGAGCGGGTCAAGGAGATCATCGTCGAGCAGCTCGGGGTGGAAGAGGACGAGGTCAACCCCAACGCGAAGTTCATCGAGGACCTGGGGGCCGACTCGCTCGACACGGTCGAGCTGGTGATGGCCTTCGAGGAGGAGTTCGACCTCGAGATCCCCGACGAGGACGCGGAGAAGATCACGACCGTCGGGGACGCCATCAGCTACATCAAGGAGAACCAGTAG
- a CDS encoding phosphatase PAP2 family protein gives MKKFLLMWTVVACVMPVQGWATSGAHYLPPDTDDLRAIVGDPPAKNSEETRREIDIVLREQSRRTPADVERIQAEAKRMVVAFAEVLGPKLTARDLPLTFALIKNVGSDTGERIEESKRLWNRSRPYEDDARVKPSIPLPTGSSYPAAIAVSARIYAVVLGELFPEKRSALLARGWLIGWGRVMASVHYPSDVSAAFKLGDYYAQRLLSSPAFRADLAKAREECQRVFAQP, from the coding sequence ATGAAGAAGTTTCTCTTGATGTGGACTGTGGTTGCGTGCGTGATGCCGGTCCAGGGCTGGGCCACATCCGGGGCGCACTACCTGCCACCCGACACAGATGACCTTCGCGCGATCGTCGGTGATCCGCCGGCGAAGAACTCTGAAGAGACCAGGCGCGAGATCGACATCGTGCTTCGCGAGCAAAGCCGTCGCACGCCTGCGGATGTTGAACGAATTCAGGCCGAGGCGAAGCGCATGGTTGTCGCTTTTGCCGAGGTTCTGGGGCCAAAACTGACGGCAAGAGACCTGCCTTTGACGTTCGCCCTGATTAAGAACGTCGGGAGCGACACCGGTGAACGCATTGAGGAGTCCAAGCGCCTTTGGAATCGCTCGCGACCGTACGAGGACGATGCCCGGGTCAAGCCTTCGATTCCTCTGCCGACCGGATCCTCCTATCCCGCGGCTATCGCCGTCAGCGCACGGATCTATGCGGTCGTGTTGGGGGAGCTGTTTCCGGAAAAGCGCTCGGCATTGCTTGCCAGGGGCTGGCTGATAGGCTGGGGCCGCGTGATGGCGAGTGTCCATTATCCGAGTGATGTCTCGGCCGCTTTCAAGCTCGGAGACTACTATGCCCAGCGCCTACTGTCGTCACCCGCCTTTCGCGCCGACCTCGCGAAGGCCAGAGAGGAATGCCAGCGGGTCTTCGCTCAGCCTTGA
- a CDS encoding site-specific DNA-methyltransferase yields the protein MHTIYFGDNLDILRRHARDGTVNLIYIDPPFNTGKTQSHTRVKTVRSASGDRVGFQGQRYETVKMGSRAFPDRFDDYLGFLEPRLREAYRALTPDGTLYFHIDYREAHYCKVLLDGIFGRRSFLNEIIWAYDYGARPTRRWPPKHDNILVYVKDPSRYVFDTEAVERIPYMAPGLCGPEKAARGKLPTDTWWHTIVPTNGRERTGYPTQKPLGVLTRIVQASSRPGDLVLDFFAGSGTTGEACLALNRRFILVDDNPEALEVMARRFEGARGIRWVGFDPRVSGRTQRGAADPVA from the coding sequence GTGCACACGATCTACTTCGGCGACAACCTGGACATCCTCCGCCGGCACGCGCGGGACGGCACGGTCAACCTCATCTACATCGATCCGCCGTTCAACACCGGCAAAACCCAGTCGCATACGCGCGTCAAGACCGTGCGGAGCGCCTCCGGCGACCGCGTGGGCTTCCAGGGACAGCGCTATGAGACCGTCAAGATGGGCTCGCGCGCCTTTCCCGACCGCTTCGACGACTACCTCGGCTTCCTCGAGCCGCGTCTGCGCGAGGCCTACCGGGCGCTGACGCCGGACGGCACGCTCTACTTCCACATCGACTACCGCGAGGCGCACTACTGCAAGGTGCTGCTGGACGGTATCTTCGGGCGGCGATCATTCCTCAACGAGATCATCTGGGCGTACGATTACGGCGCGCGCCCGACGCGCCGGTGGCCGCCCAAGCACGACAACATCCTCGTCTACGTCAAGGACCCGTCGCGCTACGTCTTCGACACGGAGGCCGTCGAGCGGATCCCGTACATGGCGCCGGGGCTCTGCGGACCCGAGAAGGCGGCGCGCGGCAAGCTCCCCACCGACACCTGGTGGCACACCATCGTGCCGACCAACGGCCGCGAGCGGACGGGCTACCCGACGCAGAAGCCGCTCGGCGTCCTCACCCGCATCGTGCAGGCGTCCTCCCGTCCGGGCGATCTCGTGCTCGACTTCTTCGCCGGCAGCGGCACCACCGGCGAGGCCTGCCTCGCTCTCAACCGCCGCTTCATCCTGGTAGACGACAACCCGGAGGCGCTCGAGGTCATGGCCCGCCGCTTCGAGGGCGCACGGGGCATCCGCTGGGTAGGCTTCGACCCGCGCGTAAGCGGGAGGACGCAGCGCGGCGCCGCCGACCCCGTTGCTTGA
- the fabD gene encoding ACP S-malonyltransferase, protein MKVAFLFPGQGSQSVGMGKRLADASPAAAAVWRKADEAVGFPLARLCFEGPADELALTINTQPAILTASVAAAAVLNERGISPDLCAGHSLGEYSALVVAGALGFADAVRLVRKRGEFMQDAVPVGTGAMAALMGLDVEAAEKACAEAAQGEVVNVANINSPGQIVIAGHKGAVERAVKAAGLGGRKSVLLPVSAPFHSALMKPAADRLAAELERVTVRAPRVPVVRNVDAGLTTTADDVKPFLIRQVASPVRWADCLTTLAREGATVWLEVGPGRVLSGLLKRTIEGARGLAVEDPDSLDAAAAALGAGPGS, encoded by the coding sequence ATGAAGGTCGCGTTCCTCTTCCCGGGTCAGGGCTCGCAGTCGGTCGGCATGGGCAAGCGACTGGCCGATGCCTCGCCCGCGGCGGCCGCTGTCTGGCGCAAGGCCGACGAGGCCGTCGGCTTCCCGCTCGCGCGGCTCTGCTTCGAGGGACCGGCGGACGAGCTCGCGCTCACGATTAACACGCAGCCCGCCATCCTGACGGCGAGCGTGGCGGCGGCGGCAGTGCTCAACGAGCGCGGGATCAGCCCGGACCTCTGCGCGGGACACAGCCTGGGCGAGTATTCCGCCCTCGTGGTCGCGGGCGCGCTCGGCTTCGCCGACGCCGTGCGGCTCGTGCGCAAGCGCGGCGAGTTCATGCAGGACGCCGTGCCGGTGGGAACGGGCGCCATGGCGGCGCTCATGGGGCTCGACGTGGAAGCGGCCGAGAAGGCCTGCGCCGAAGCTGCGCAGGGCGAGGTTGTCAACGTCGCCAACATCAACTCGCCCGGCCAGATCGTCATCGCGGGCCACAAGGGAGCGGTGGAGCGCGCCGTCAAGGCGGCGGGGCTGGGGGGCAGGAAGAGCGTGCTGCTGCCCGTGAGCGCGCCGTTTCATTCGGCGCTGATGAAGCCTGCCGCCGACCGGTTGGCCGCCGAGCTCGAGCGCGTGACCGTGCGCGCTCCGCGAGTGCCGGTCGTCCGCAACGTGGACGCGGGCCTGACCACGACGGCCGACGACGTCAAGCCCTTCCTGATCCGGCAGGTGGCGAGCCCGGTCCGCTGGGCCGACTGCCTGACGACGCTGGCGCGCGAGGGCGCCACGGTCTGGCTCGAGGTCGGGCCGGGGCGCGTCCTCAGCGGGCTGCTCAAGCGCACGATCGAGGGCGCCCGGGGCCTTGCTGTCGAGGACCCCGACTCGCTCGACGCGGCGGCCGCCGCGCTCGGGGCAGGGCCGGGCTCGTGA
- the htpX gene encoding zinc metalloprotease HtpX has product MGNLIKTGFLLAVLTCLLVLVGGAIGGQQGMTIAFILAFVMNVGSYWFSDKIVLSMYGAQPVDEAQAPGLYRIVRELAAEAKIPVPPIYLIPDDSPNAFATGRNPQHAAVAVTEGILRIMSEDELKGVLAHELSHVKNRDTLIMTIAATLAGAITYLAQMAQWAAIFGGGRRSDDEGGGGGGLIGTLLMAILAPFAAMLVQMAISRSREYEADASGARLCHRASGLEHALEKLDVASRQEPMAATPATAHLFIVNPLTGGGFATLFSTHPPIEERIARLRAMKL; this is encoded by the coding sequence ATGGGCAACCTGATCAAGACCGGATTCCTTCTCGCCGTTCTCACCTGCCTGCTGGTCCTGGTCGGCGGGGCCATCGGCGGCCAGCAGGGCATGACCATCGCCTTCATCCTGGCCTTCGTGATGAACGTCGGCTCGTACTGGTTCTCCGACAAGATCGTGCTGTCGATGTACGGCGCGCAACCCGTCGACGAGGCGCAGGCGCCCGGGCTCTACCGCATCGTCCGCGAGCTGGCGGCGGAGGCGAAGATCCCGGTGCCGCCGATCTACCTCATCCCCGACGACTCGCCCAACGCGTTCGCGACGGGCCGGAACCCGCAGCACGCCGCCGTCGCCGTGACGGAGGGCATCCTGCGCATCATGAGCGAGGACGAGCTCAAGGGCGTGCTCGCCCACGAGCTCTCGCACGTCAAGAACCGCGACACGCTCATTATGACGATCGCGGCCACGCTCGCCGGCGCCATCACGTATCTGGCGCAGATGGCGCAGTGGGCGGCCATCTTCGGTGGCGGACGCCGCAGCGACGACGAGGGCGGCGGCGGGGGCGGCCTCATCGGCACGCTCCTGATGGCGATCCTGGCGCCCTTTGCCGCCATGCTCGTCCAGATGGCCATCTCGCGCTCGCGCGAATACGAAGCCGACGCTTCCGGCGCACGCCTCTGCCACCGCGCCTCCGGGCTCGAGCACGCGCTCGAGAAGCTCGACGTTGCCTCGCGGCAGGAGCCCATGGCCGCCACGCCGGCCACGGCCCATCTCTTCATCGTCAACCCGCTCACGGGCGGAGGCTTCGCCACGCTCTTCTCGACCCATCCTCCGATCGAGGAACGCATCGCGCGTCTGAGGGCGATGAAGCTTTGA
- a CDS encoding heme exporter protein CcmB, whose product MSAYVRRAWMVVWKDILAERRSKESLNALLFFSLLLLFVFQFALGPERARVEAALPGLLWLGFILSGLLAFGRTFLIERENDCWEGLVLTPGDKSAIYLGKLAGNVLVMIVVEVVLVALFAVFFAIDFTPFLPGLAAVLALGTLGLASVGTLFGAVTAQMRARELLFPVLLLPAVVPVLLASVSATQTVLAGEPLADAAAWLKLLAAADLVYLVVGVLTFEFVLEG is encoded by the coding sequence GTGAGCGCCTACGTCCGGCGGGCCTGGATGGTGGTCTGGAAGGACATACTGGCGGAACGCCGGAGCAAGGAGAGTCTCAACGCCCTCCTCTTTTTTTCTCTCCTTCTGCTCTTCGTGTTCCAGTTCGCGCTCGGGCCCGAGCGCGCGCGCGTCGAGGCGGCGCTGCCGGGGCTCCTCTGGCTCGGCTTCATCCTGTCGGGGCTCCTGGCCTTCGGGCGGACCTTTCTCATCGAGCGCGAGAACGACTGCTGGGAGGGGCTCGTCCTCACACCCGGCGACAAGTCGGCCATCTACCTGGGCAAGCTCGCGGGCAACGTGCTGGTGATGATCGTGGTGGAAGTCGTGCTCGTCGCGCTCTTCGCCGTCTTCTTCGCGATCGACTTCACGCCGTTTCTCCCCGGCCTCGCGGCGGTGCTGGCGCTCGGCACGCTCGGGCTCGCGTCCGTCGGCACGCTCTTCGGTGCCGTCACGGCGCAGATGCGCGCCCGGGAGCTGCTCTTCCCGGTCCTGCTGCTGCCCGCCGTGGTGCCGGTGCTCCTGGCTTCCGTGAGCGCGACGCAGACCGTGCTCGCGGGCGAGCCCCTGGCCGACGCGGCGGCATGGCTCAAGCTGCTGGCCGCGGCGGACCTCGTGTACCTCGTGGTGGGCGTGCTCACGTTCGAATTCGTGCTGGAGGGCTGA